From the genome of Populus alba chromosome 10, ASM523922v2, whole genome shotgun sequence, one region includes:
- the LOC118048847 gene encoding cryptochrome-1 isoform X1, producing the protein MDRSKTIVWFRRDLRIEDNPALAAAARDGCVFPVFIWCPKEEGQFYPGRVSRWWLKQSLAHLGQSLKSLGAELVLIKTHSTVAALLDCIETIGATRVVFNHLYDPVSLVRDHNIKEKLVELGISVQSYNGDLLYEPWEIYDERGYAFTTFEAYWDKCLHMQMEPVSHLPPWRLVPAAGTVMKCLVEELGLEDEAEKSSNSLLGRGWSPGWSNADKALTEFAEQHLIDYVESRLKVGTSTSLLSPYLHFGELSVRKVFQCVQLKQLLWAKEENLTGKESVTLFLRSIGLREYSRYLCFNFPFTHERSLLSNLKYFPWNDNQVHFKAWRQGRTGYPLVDAGMRELWATGWIHNKIRVIVSSFAVKVLLLPWRWGMKYFWDTLLDADLESDILGWQYISGSLPDAHELERLDNPEIQGSKFDPEGEYVRHWLPELARMPAEWIHHPWDASIAVLKAAGVELGINYPKPIIDIDLARERLMEAIFKMWEMEAAAQASNTNGTNEVVVDNTDDTENLAIPKVVLKDKGTCPTNSSNDQRVPTNQNSKNIPAYRKRSKYMEEERPQPDKLHNDDKVAGTSRKDEDLCSTAESSSAKKQATSRCSFSVPQYCSSSEGKPLQECESSDLRQPLQAQIEMEQSSSKDGKQLHSIV; encoded by the exons ATGGATAGAAGTAAGACCATTGTTTGGTTTAGGAGAGACCTTCGAATTGAGGATAACCCTGCATTAGCTGCTGCTGCAAGGGATGGTTGTGTTTTCCCTGTATTTATATGGTGTCCTAAAGAAGAAGGACAATTCTACCCGGGTCGAGTGTCCAGGTGGTGGCTGAAGCAGTCCCTTGCTCACTTGGGACAATCCTTGAAATCTCTTGGTGCTGAACTTGTTCTCATCAAAACCCATAGTACAGTTGCTGCTCTTCTGGATTGCATCGAAACCATTGGGGCGACGAGAGTGGTATTTAACCATCTTTATG ATCCTGTATCTCTTGTTCGTGATCAcaacatcaaagaaaaattggTGGAGCTTGGCATTTCAGTACAAAGTTATAATGGAGATTTGTTGTATGAACCGTGGGAAATATATGATGAAAGAGGGTATGCTTTCACGACATTTGAAGCATACTGGGACAAGTGCTTGCACATGCAGATGGAACCTGTTTCACATCTTCCTCCATGGAGATTGGTACCTGCTGCAG GAACAGTTATGAAATGTTTAGTAGAGGAATTAGGTCTTGAAGATGAAGCCGAAAAATCTAGTAATTCCTTGTTAGGAAGAGGATGGTCCCCGGGTTGGAGCAATGCTGATAAGGCTCTAACTGAATTTGCTGAACAGCATCTAATTGATTATGTGGAGAGTAGGCTAAAAGTTGGGACCTCCACCTCACTTTTGTCCCCGTATCTTCATTTTGGAGAGCTGAGTGTGAGGAAAGTTTTCCAGTGTGTGCAATTGAAGCAGTTATTGTGGGCAAAAGAAGAGAACTTAACGGGGAAAGAAAGCGTGACTCTGTTTCTTAGATCCATTGGGCTTAGGGAATACTCCCGTTATCTTTGTTTTAACTTTCCGTTCACTCATGAGAGATCGTTGTTGAGCAACTTGAAGTATTTTCCATGGAATGACAATCAGGTCCATTTTAAGGCTTGGAGACAGGGGCGGACTGGTTACCCATTAGTTGATGCAGGAATGCGTGAGCTCTGGGCAACTGGTTGGATACACAACAAAATAAGAGTAATTGTTTCAAGCTTCGCAGTAaaagttcttcttcttccatggaGATGGGGAATGAAATATTTCTGGGACACTCTTTTGGATGCAGATTTGGAAAGTGACATCCTTGGTTGGCAGTATATTTCAGGGAGCTTACCAGATGCTCATGAGCTTGAACGCTTGGATAACCCAGAG ATTCAAGGCTCCAAATTTGACCCAGAGGGTGAATACGTGCGGCACTGGTTGCCCGAGCTAGCAAGAATGCCAGCTGAATGGATCCATCATCCTTGGGATGCATCCATTGCTGTGCTTAAAGCTGCTGGAGTTGAATTGGGAATCAATTACCCAAAACCCATAATTGATATAGATTTGGCTAGAGAGCGTCTAATGGAAGCTATATTCAAGATGTGGGAAATGGAAGCAGCTGCACAGGCTTCAAATACAAATGGAACTAATGAAGTTGTTGTTGATAACACTGATGATACTGAGAATTTGGCCATTCCGAAGGTTGTCTTGAAAGACAAGGGTACTTGTCCTACTAATTCATCTAATGATCAGAGGGTACCAACAAATCAGAATTCCAAGAATATTCCAGCTTATAGGAAGAGATCAAAGTACATGGAAGAAGAAAGACCACAACCAGATAAATTGCATAATGATGATAAAGTAGCGGGTACCTCAAGAAAGGATGAGGATTTGTGCTCTACCGCTGAATCTTCATCAGCTAAGAAGCAGGCCACCAGCAGATGTTCGTTTTCTGTTCCCCAGTATTGTTCCTCCTCAGAAGGCAAGCCTTTGCAGGAGTGTGAATCTTCTGACCTCAGGCAGCCATTGCAAGCACAAATTGAAATGGAACAGAGTTCGAGCAAAGATGGTAAGCAATTGCACTCTATTGTCTAG
- the LOC118048847 gene encoding cryptochrome-1 isoform X2 — MDRSKTIVWFRRDLRIEDNPALAAAARDGCVFPVFIWCPKEEGQFYPGRVSRWWLKQSLAHLGQSLKSLGAELVLIKTHSTVAALLDCIETIGATRVVFNHLYDPVSLVRDHNIKEKLVELGISVQSYNGDLLYEPWEIYDERGYAFTTFEAYWDKCLHMQMEPVSHLPPWRLVPAAVMKCLVEELGLEDEAEKSSNSLLGRGWSPGWSNADKALTEFAEQHLIDYVESRLKVGTSTSLLSPYLHFGELSVRKVFQCVQLKQLLWAKEENLTGKESVTLFLRSIGLREYSRYLCFNFPFTHERSLLSNLKYFPWNDNQVHFKAWRQGRTGYPLVDAGMRELWATGWIHNKIRVIVSSFAVKVLLLPWRWGMKYFWDTLLDADLESDILGWQYISGSLPDAHELERLDNPEIQGSKFDPEGEYVRHWLPELARMPAEWIHHPWDASIAVLKAAGVELGINYPKPIIDIDLARERLMEAIFKMWEMEAAAQASNTNGTNEVVVDNTDDTENLAIPKVVLKDKGTCPTNSSNDQRVPTNQNSKNIPAYRKRSKYMEEERPQPDKLHNDDKVAGTSRKDEDLCSTAESSSAKKQATSRCSFSVPQYCSSSEGKPLQECESSDLRQPLQAQIEMEQSSSKDGKQLHSIV; from the exons ATGGATAGAAGTAAGACCATTGTTTGGTTTAGGAGAGACCTTCGAATTGAGGATAACCCTGCATTAGCTGCTGCTGCAAGGGATGGTTGTGTTTTCCCTGTATTTATATGGTGTCCTAAAGAAGAAGGACAATTCTACCCGGGTCGAGTGTCCAGGTGGTGGCTGAAGCAGTCCCTTGCTCACTTGGGACAATCCTTGAAATCTCTTGGTGCTGAACTTGTTCTCATCAAAACCCATAGTACAGTTGCTGCTCTTCTGGATTGCATCGAAACCATTGGGGCGACGAGAGTGGTATTTAACCATCTTTATG ATCCTGTATCTCTTGTTCGTGATCAcaacatcaaagaaaaattggTGGAGCTTGGCATTTCAGTACAAAGTTATAATGGAGATTTGTTGTATGAACCGTGGGAAATATATGATGAAAGAGGGTATGCTTTCACGACATTTGAAGCATACTGGGACAAGTGCTTGCACATGCAGATGGAACCTGTTTCACATCTTCCTCCATGGAGATTGGTACCTGCTGCAG TTATGAAATGTTTAGTAGAGGAATTAGGTCTTGAAGATGAAGCCGAAAAATCTAGTAATTCCTTGTTAGGAAGAGGATGGTCCCCGGGTTGGAGCAATGCTGATAAGGCTCTAACTGAATTTGCTGAACAGCATCTAATTGATTATGTGGAGAGTAGGCTAAAAGTTGGGACCTCCACCTCACTTTTGTCCCCGTATCTTCATTTTGGAGAGCTGAGTGTGAGGAAAGTTTTCCAGTGTGTGCAATTGAAGCAGTTATTGTGGGCAAAAGAAGAGAACTTAACGGGGAAAGAAAGCGTGACTCTGTTTCTTAGATCCATTGGGCTTAGGGAATACTCCCGTTATCTTTGTTTTAACTTTCCGTTCACTCATGAGAGATCGTTGTTGAGCAACTTGAAGTATTTTCCATGGAATGACAATCAGGTCCATTTTAAGGCTTGGAGACAGGGGCGGACTGGTTACCCATTAGTTGATGCAGGAATGCGTGAGCTCTGGGCAACTGGTTGGATACACAACAAAATAAGAGTAATTGTTTCAAGCTTCGCAGTAaaagttcttcttcttccatggaGATGGGGAATGAAATATTTCTGGGACACTCTTTTGGATGCAGATTTGGAAAGTGACATCCTTGGTTGGCAGTATATTTCAGGGAGCTTACCAGATGCTCATGAGCTTGAACGCTTGGATAACCCAGAG ATTCAAGGCTCCAAATTTGACCCAGAGGGTGAATACGTGCGGCACTGGTTGCCCGAGCTAGCAAGAATGCCAGCTGAATGGATCCATCATCCTTGGGATGCATCCATTGCTGTGCTTAAAGCTGCTGGAGTTGAATTGGGAATCAATTACCCAAAACCCATAATTGATATAGATTTGGCTAGAGAGCGTCTAATGGAAGCTATATTCAAGATGTGGGAAATGGAAGCAGCTGCACAGGCTTCAAATACAAATGGAACTAATGAAGTTGTTGTTGATAACACTGATGATACTGAGAATTTGGCCATTCCGAAGGTTGTCTTGAAAGACAAGGGTACTTGTCCTACTAATTCATCTAATGATCAGAGGGTACCAACAAATCAGAATTCCAAGAATATTCCAGCTTATAGGAAGAGATCAAAGTACATGGAAGAAGAAAGACCACAACCAGATAAATTGCATAATGATGATAAAGTAGCGGGTACCTCAAGAAAGGATGAGGATTTGTGCTCTACCGCTGAATCTTCATCAGCTAAGAAGCAGGCCACCAGCAGATGTTCGTTTTCTGTTCCCCAGTATTGTTCCTCCTCAGAAGGCAAGCCTTTGCAGGAGTGTGAATCTTCTGACCTCAGGCAGCCATTGCAAGCACAAATTGAAATGGAACAGAGTTCGAGCAAAGATGGTAAGCAATTGCACTCTATTGTCTAG
- the LOC118048846 gene encoding phosphoenolpyruvate carboxylase kinase 1 → MSEALDRDYQICEEIGSGRFGTVLRCISRSTGDYFAVKSIVKSLVSGDSLDSQCLLTEPKTLHFLSPHPHIIQLQNLYEDETHLHMVIDLCSNQDLHDLIITNGVLSENEARVVFTQLMNAISHCHTYGIVHRDIKPENILFDEENTIKLADFGSAEVVMEEETVSGVVGTPYYVAPEVLLGREYGKKVDVWSAGVVLYIMLAGFPPFYGETAVNIFEAVLRGNLRFPAIVFQSVSASVKDLLRRMLCKDVSRRFSAEQVLRHPWVANVADLT, encoded by the exons ATGAGCGAAGCACTCGACAGAGACTACCAAATCTGCGAGGAGATCGGCAGTGGACGATTCGGTACTGTTTTACGATGCATCTCCCGCTCCACCGGAGACTATTTCGCTGTCAAATCCATCGTCAAGAGCCTCGTCTCCGGTGACTCCCTTGACTCGCAATGCCTCTTAACAGAGCCCAAGACCCTCCACTTCCTTTCTCCTCACCCCCACATAATCCAACTCCAAAACCTCTACGAGGACGAAACTCACCTTCATATGGTAATCGACTTATGCTCTAATCAAGACCTCCACGATTTGATAATCACTAATGGCGTTCTTTCAGAGAACGAAGCCAGAGTGGTTTTTACTCAACTGATGAATGCCATCTCTCACTGTCATACGTACGGCATCGTCCATCGAGACATCAAGCCTGAAAACATCTTATTTGACGAGGAGAATACAATTAAGTTGGCGGATTTTGGATCTGCCGAGGTTGTAATGGAAGAGGAGACGGTGAGTGGTGTAGTGGGGACACCGTATTACGTGGCCCCTGAGGTTTTGTTGGGGAGAGAGTATGGAAAGAAGGTGGATGTGTGGAGTGCTGGGGTGGTGCTGTACATAATGTTAGCTGGATTTCCGCCGTTTTATGGGGAAACAGCGGTTAATATTTTTGAGGCGGTTTTGAGGGGGAATTTGAGGTTTCCTGCTATAGTTTTTCAGTCTGTGTCAGCAAGTGTTAAGGATCTTTTAAGGAGGATGCTTTGTAAAGATGTTTCCAGGCGATTTTCTGCTGAACAAGTGCTAA GACATCCATGGGTAGCGAACGTGGCTGATTTGACATGA
- the LOC118048845 gene encoding inorganic phosphate transporter 1-4 — MAREQLQVLNALDVAKTQWYHFTAIVIAGMGFFTDAYDLFCISLVTKLLGRIYYYQPGSDTPGALPSNVLSAVNGVAFCGTLSGQLFFGWLGDKMGRKRVYGMTLMIMVICSIASGLSFGKNPTAVMSTLCFFRFWLGFGIGGDYPLSATIMSEYANKKTRGAFIAAVFAMQGFGILAGGMVAVIISAAFKAQFPAPVFEVDPAGSTVPQADYAWRIIVMFGAIPAALTYYWRMKMPETARYTALVAKNAKQAASDMAKVLEVELESEQEKIEKMSQEKGNDFGLFSTQFARRHGLHLLGTTTTWFLLDIAFYSQNLFQKDIFSAIGWIPKPKTMNALDELFKIARAQTLIALCSTVPGYWFTVAFIDRIGRFAIQLMGFFFMTVFMFALAIPYHHWTLPDNRIGFVVIYSLTFFFANFGPNATTFVVPAEIFPARLRSTCHGISAASGKAGAIVGAFGFLYAADGIGVRKTLIVLGVVNFLGMIFTFLVPESKGKSLEEMSGEGEEENGSTAESRQTVPV, encoded by the coding sequence ATGGCAAGGGAACAATTGCAGGTGCTTAATGCACTTGATGTGGCCAAAACACAATGGTACCATTTCACAGCAATAGTGATTGCTGGCATGGGATTTTTCACTGATGCATACGATCTTTTTTGCATCTCCCTTGTGACCAAACTGCTGGGTCGGATATATTACTACCAGCCAGGTTCTGATACTCCGGGAGCTTTACCTTCAAATGTGTTGTCAGCTGTTAATGGTGTTGCCTTCTGTGGCACCCTTTCCGGTCAGCTCTTCTTTGGCTGGCTCGGTGACAAAATGGGCAGAAAACGTGTCTATGGTATGACGTTGATGATCATGGTCATTTGCTCCATTGCTTCTGGCCTCTCTTTTGGCAAGAATCCGACCGCTGTTATGTCTACTCTTTGCTTCTTTCGCTTCTGGCTTGGATTTGGCATTGGTGGTGACTACCCACTTTCCGCTACAATCATGTCGGAGTATGCTAATAAAAAGACCCGCGGTGCTTTCATTGCAGCTGTTTTTGCCATGCAAGGTTTTGGAATCTTGGCCGGGGGGATGGTCGCTGTTATCATTTCTGCGGCTTTTAAGGCCCAGTTTCCTGCCCcagtttttgaagttgatccAGCTGGCTCTACTGTGCCTCAAGCTGATTATGCTTGGAGGATTATTGTGATGTTTGGTGCAATTCCAGCTGCTCTTACTTACTACTGGCGAATGAAGATGCCTGAAACTGCGCGTTACACTGCCTTGGTTGCGAAGAATGCTAAACAGGCTGCGTCTGACATGGCAAAAGTGCTTGAGGTTGAGTTGGAGTCAGAGCAGGAGAAAATTGAGAAGATGTCACAGGAAAAGGGGAATGATTTTGGTCTTTTCTCCACACAATTTGCTCGTCGACATGGACTCCACTTGCTTGGAACCACTACCACTTGGTTCTTGTTAGACATTGCATTCTACAGCCAGAATCTGTTTCAAAAGGACATTTTCAGTGCTATTGGGTGGATTCCTAAGCCCAAAACTATGAACGCCCTTGATGAGCTCTTTAAAATTGCTAGAGCACAGACTCTAATTGCTCTTTGCAGCACGGTTCCGGGTTACTGGTTTACTGTTGCATTTATTGACAGGATAGGCAGGTTTGCAATTCAACTGATGGGATTCTTCTTCATGACAGTATTCATGTTTGCCTTGGCTATCCCTTACCATCACTGGACTCTGCCCGACAACCGAATTGGCTTCGTTGTGATATATTCACTCACTTTCTTCTTTGCCAATTTTGGTCCCAATGCCACCACATTTGTTGTTCCTGCAGAGATATTCCCAGCGAGACTGAGGTCCACTTGCCATGGTATATCAGCTGCATCTGGCAAAGCAGGGGCAATTGTGGGTGCATTCGGGTTCTTGTATGCTGCAGATGGTATCGGAGTGAGGAAGACTCTTATAGTTCTGGGTGTAGTAAATTTCCTGGGAATGATTTTTACTTTCTTAGTACCTGAGTCGAAGGGAAAATCACTCGAGGAAATGTCCGGTGAAGGTGAGGAAGAAAACGGATCCACGGCTGAGTCTAGGCAAACCGTTCCAGTTTAG